One genomic window of Deltaproteobacteria bacterium includes the following:
- a CDS encoding HDOD domain-containing protein: MNPKLEKIVARIQEVPSLPSTLTGVLQTIDCPESTIDEIAREIKKDQSLTVNVLKIANSAFYGLLGQVSTIRQAIVLIGLNELRTIVLGQSVFRFYAVESKTDFKRKDLWAHSMVCAFLAKKLAKEAFVADREGSCMIGGLIHDIGKVVIDRYFPDEFVNIIRMVQSEGVSFATAERELLGYTHYQIGATLLKKWNFPPELVSCVLFHHAPWRDTEFPHISATVFHANVLSKVMRFPSYSKDKTCGSTWLKEPAQRRFLEKNGLPVHKADLKAFLSTAYSRIVSETSSVVGAMDIPSNTHPEQQAYAL; this comes from the coding sequence GTGAACCCGAAATTGGAAAAAATCGTAGCGCGAATCCAGGAAGTTCCTTCACTGCCGTCCACTTTGACGGGCGTGTTGCAGACGATCGATTGTCCGGAATCCACCATTGACGAAATCGCCAGAGAGATCAAGAAAGATCAGTCTCTGACGGTAAATGTGCTCAAAATAGCCAACTCCGCGTTTTATGGTCTCTTGGGGCAGGTATCCACCATAAGGCAGGCTATTGTCCTCATCGGCCTGAATGAACTCCGAACCATCGTTCTGGGACAATCCGTGTTCCGGTTCTATGCCGTAGAATCGAAGACCGATTTCAAACGAAAGGATTTGTGGGCCCACTCCATGGTGTGCGCGTTCCTGGCGAAAAAGCTCGCGAAAGAGGCTTTCGTTGCGGACCGCGAGGGGTCCTGCATGATCGGCGGCCTTATTCACGACATAGGAAAGGTCGTTATCGACCGATATTTTCCGGACGAATTTGTCAACATCATTCGCATGGTTCAAAGTGAAGGCGTCAGTTTCGCAACGGCGGAAAGGGAACTGCTCGGATACACCCATTATCAGATTGGCGCCACCTTGCTGAAAAAGTGGAACTTCCCGCCCGAACTCGTGTCGTGCGTGCTCTTTCATCATGCGCCTTGGCGAGACACGGAATTCCCTCACATCTCGGCCACCGTATTTCATGCCAATGTGCTGTCCAAGGTCATGCGTTTTCCTTCGTATAGTAAGGATAAAACCTGTGGTTCAACGTGGCTGAAGGAGCCGGCCCAACGAAGATTTCTGGAAAAAAACGGGCTTCCCGTGCACAAGGCGGACTTGAAGGCATTCTTAAGTACGGCCTACAGCCGCATCGTATCGGAAACATCCAGTGTCGTCGGCGCCATGGATATTCCTTCCAATACCCATCCGGAGCAACAGGCG